AACTATGATGGGATTTGCACTACCCGTCTTATACCAGTAGACCGTGATACTTTTGACATCCTTTAGAGATGGAAGTCCAGCTTGCCAATAGTCATTATACTTTAAACTAGTTACCGAGAATGAGATGGATCCATGAGTAAAAGGTGTATAGTAGCTGTAATCTGATGGGCTATAACCGTTGTCGTATGACACTTTAATTTTCTGATTGTCGCTACAACCAGGACAGGTGTAAGGAGTGTAACCAGAATTACCCTTCTGTGAAATGTCTACTATGTGAGCTCCATTTCTTTTGCAGTTTCGTTCATCTAATTTTTTCCTGAGATTACTATCACTTATTTCACCTTGTTTGCTCCAAGAAGTACCATTATCAGTGATGTAATAAACTGAGGAGCCTCCCTCGCCAAGTTGAATTAGGAGAGGATTGCCGTAGTTATAATCCTGTCCCCAGTAAAAGACTGAAGCACTCTTCTTATCATTATTATTAAATTCAGTAATTGTAGAAAGGTTAGAATATCCCTTATTAATCTTACCTATTCTACCACCCTTTGGAGTATGAGTAAACTTCCAGTAAGTCCCTTCTGGATCAGGATACCAGGCACTCGTCAGATTAACAGTTCCACCATTACTATTATAATAACGTCCTCCATTCACACCCTTTTGTAGTCCATCGCTTCTTGGATGCTTACTAATGTCTACATCCACAGTTTGATCCTTGGTCATACTACATCTTCATTCACAGTCTATAGTGCAAGCATCTAGAAACATTCTCTAGCACTTTCTTCATGCCATACTCTTTATCCTACAAATCTCGCACTATCCTCCACTAGTTTCCCTCTATCTTCCACAGTAGTAGcccattaatgtctcaactggtgtgaaCAGACTGGTCACTATGAATGATGGTAACTATGTAAACAAGAGACAATaaacaatacgcaataggcgtaacaaaagactataggtctaaacaaacaaagggTAGTTTAactagatgttgtaaaggagaCTCCATTTTCAGGGACCTCAGATTTTCTACAGAGACTTATGCATGTTAAGTTGAGGATAAAGAATCTCGTGTCCCTTGGAAGACCAAATCCACATAGGATCTATATCTGAAAGtttaatttttcaattAACAATTAGTCTATCCATCCacaggatgaatgagtgaTCTTTAAATAATAATTATATTGTACAATAGTTCTGCCATTATTAACTAGGTTAAGGAGTGATATTAGATTTTGGAGTTGGATTAGGAACTCCTCTCATTTCATTAAGCTTCTTTAAGAAATCATCTGGCTTCATCTGATTCCACTTGTCACTAGACTTTTCATACCAGCTGAGTGAGACCTTAAAGTCCTTCTCTGTGTGTACCCTCAGCAGTTTGGAGTCTCCCTTGGAATGGTATTCGCAGAGGAAGGATCTGAAGTCACCATTTATTGCGCATATTGTCTCAGACCCATTTACAACCTtttctatggaatagcCTTGTTTGGTGGCAAATAAGAGAGTGAgaactccattcttctcttcctttacaagcgtaaaattttcatcttcccCGAGGGATGATATGTCCAGAGTGAACTTTTTTGGGTCAAAAGACACTTTCAAGGTAGCAATTTCTCCCGCATAGCTAGTTGATCTTTGCCAAGCTGACTTATCATTACCATTGCGCCCAGTTTGTTCTTTATACCTGAATATTTCTTTGTGTACAGTCCCGTCATTTACATTAACTAGTATCATAGCAGTGTCTGTACCCTTGAGGAATGTTATACAATAATTGCAGATCCCTGAAGTAACTTTTTCAATATCACCTCCAACGATCCTAAATGCCTCCCATACGTCTTTCTCATTGTTCTGACCTTCTTAATGTCTTCTTTTGGACTAAAAATGTAAACCCTTGCAGGAACTCCATCAATGTTTACATCTACCGTCTTGTAGCGGGGATCCTTAAGACAAGCAAGGTCCAGTGTTTTTGGCTCTGTTGGTGGAGGAAGTTCAAGGGGCTGATCCACTGCAATAATCACTATATCCTTTTTATCCGTTTTGCGTTTACCGCCAAAGCATCCTGCATTGCATAACTTTACCAAACATATCGTCCATAGCACTGCTAGAaccttcatcttccctcCATCATTCGTCCATTAAGGCATACAGTTGGATGTTTTTACTATCATGTAATCTCTTTCCATATACACAAGAGAGAAGAGAGTGTGGAAGGACGGataggaagaatagacaatggatggggtgaagaagaaactgtctggaaaaggaagatttGCAAAAGTACTAGGCATGATTTTTGCGTCGATAAATAGCGATAATATGAGGACTCTACTTCTTATATGGGCACCCTTGTAGTGGGAGAAGGCTGCTTAATCAGCTACTTATGGCAGTCGTAGAGATTAACAGTGGTGCTTATTCCCTGAGTTTATAAACTTGAGGATGCGCTATAAAACTCTTACTATCCGTTAAACTTCTTTGGTGTTGTAATGAGCTATATTGGTTATTATTATGGAGAGTCTGGTAGGTTATCCACGCCAGTTGTTCCCCTAAGTAGTCATCTTAGAGACTCATTCTGGGTTTAAATTTATGTAGCGTCTTCTTAATATTCAAGGTTATGTTTGCTGAAGAACCAAATTTTTTACGCAAGACTTCCTGGTAGGCAATAGTTGAGTGCCTTGTCACTGGATTTCTATGGTTATCTGAGCTTAAGTCTGTATTATGTGCCACTCTTTACATTCATATATACAGATTAAAATGTATACTGTGAGATAATTCCCGCTGTCTATAAAACTAGCGTAGAGGGGAGTAAAATGTCCTATGGAGACTACTCTCCTATTATGCATTAAAAAGGGCTACTTGAGACCTGTCACATTTTTACCAAACTCTCTTGTTTATATAGAGGTGTAATACGCTTAGTTATATCTAATGGGCCTTGCCAACACCTCTGCATGCAGGATTAAATTCCAACTGCCAGAACTCTCTTGAGTGTcattataaagtttatCCTGCCCAGTATGCGCAAACTTCTAACAGAACCACCATTTTTACATGACCATAAAGATGATTAAAACTGTACATTTGCATACTTGAGGTATACCTGGCCATTAAAACGAGGGTCTAGTATGACAATCTTGTAGCATGTATTCTGGACCATCTATGGGCACATAGGCCCTGCACCACCGTATATCCACTTTTACTACGACCATAAATTGTACCAAAAATTTACAGAGTAAGCTGAGCTCCGGTTACACCAAAAACGTCGAGGGAGTGTGAACAAGACACCTCCATTATGTCTGCTCCTGACCATCATGTTGGACCCAAAATGGGTGAAGAAGGAGATTATAGAATAAAACTGTAGAGGTGAAAAAACTGAAACTTAAAAGTGACGGAAACTGCGCATTTGGGGATAGAAGAGTCTGCACAACATCGTCACCCACTTTGTGGTCCAAAATCTCATTCTCTCCGTAATTCAGCTTTAAACTCTTGTCCTTCATAATTTAAAGTATTTTTGCACCAAGGATTTGGGCAAATAGTTGCAGTTTTAACGACTTATTAAACCTTTAAAACcatcaaaatatcgcaatCGGTTCTTtaaatttccaaaaaacGGAAAACTGGGGAGCTCAAGTATCGCTAAAAGAGGCTATTGAAAAAGACAAATTTTGTTCGACTGGAAGAGTAAAGATACGCGCAGAGAAGCCAAAGCATTTAGGCGGTAGATTGTCCAGGAGGCAGAGGACTACCACAGGTAAGTCAAGGACATCCTGTCTCTATCTGTTTGTATTCTTCACAGCAACACTTACTCTTTAGGTACAATAAACTGGTCGAAAAATTCACAAAGTTGGCAGAATAAGCACAGAAAGCTGCCGGAAGACGATCCATTTATGATCAACATGAGGGATTCCATGTTGGAAGTTTTGTAAATGGCACGAGTAAAGCAAGTGCTCCATACCATGTAAGATATGGAGTAGAAGGAGAGTTCTGGcagtactatggaaggaggATAGGATAGTATATGGGTGGCAGGTATTCCGTCATAGATATTGCCAAAGATACTAACAATAATGCCCAAACCACATACTATGGGAGAAATGGGTATAGCATAACTCTTTTTAGGACAGATGAaccaaagataaaaatcaaggatggagatgaaaaacAACAACTCAAGAATTACAAACAATACAAACATAAAATTCCGGAAGATAATGCATGGTGGTCTGTCTATTACCAACTTCAAAAGGTAGAGCACAATGGTATTGAACAAACTGGATTTGAAGAAAAGGGTTATCTTCAAACCCATAAGGTGGTAGAAGTTGTATACTGGCTAAATGATAAGGCGAATTTCTTTCCACTGATCATTGGTCTTGGTGAAGGTAAACCAACCCATTTTAAACGAGAAAGTATTACTAACGAATGGAAGTATTCCGATATTGTACCTCCAGCGGATTTATCAGACTACCAGAGAGTATTAGGTGGACTCAACACAAAATTTAATAACGTTGTGATAGTTAACCTTAATGCTAAAATGGACAGAAGTACTGTGGTCATCCTTCCAAAGATGAATTTAAGAGTCCTAAGAATAGTTCTAGCAATTGTTCTCATAATGGAGCTACCTTTGTTACCATCGCAGTTTCAGAGATAACTGATGCTAAGGTTCCTAGCGGTTTTAAGGGTTTTAAGCACTCTTCCTCTGGAAACAAGATGAGAGTTTTAGGAACATACCATAACAACTCTATGATCTCATTTAAGGAGTCCATTGTAACCACAGAATATAAATGTCTTAACGCTTATTACACATCAGAGAATATGAATGATAAGCCCTTGTTGTTAGAACTGCAAGAAGTAAATCAGGAAACATCAAAGCTTTATACTCTTGGaaatgatggtaaatggacGTCTTCAGAattttccaaagatgaCCTTACTCAGGCACTCGATCAGGAGAACTGTATACGCAACAATATTGTTCTTGCTAATGTGTCAAATAAAGGAAACTATTTCTGTAAATGCGGGAATAACCATAGGGAGATTCATGTTAAACAGCAATACAACAATCTACCAATTGGATCCGAATTGTATGAACATACTCTTCAAAGTACAGTGGGTAAAGAAAGTCAAAAATCTTCTTTTAATAGTCATAGACTAATGGATTACAGTAAAGATGTTACGTTGCCTGAAATTTCAGTGAAAGATACAAACAAGATATATGTCTACTTTTGTGACAGGAACAAAAATATGCCATTGCTTGTTTATATGGACAATGGatctgaacatggaggcACATGGTTAAGAAAGATTTATGGAGACAAGACATGGACAGAAGCTGACTCTGGTTCTTTGTCTGTAGAGAGTCCTAACGATAGTGATTCCAAGGATAAAATTGGGAAACTACTCCACGAAGTTGGAAAGGAACTCAACATTGGATGTGAACACACAGTTAATATTCCTACCTCTGTCGCTACTACTACACCGCCTCATCCTGTACCTCCACCCCTTCCAGGTGCTGCAGGGTCCGGTACCGGTTCTAGTGGTGGAGGATCTAGATCTCCCAGTGGTGATGTCAGTAATAATCAACCCTCATCTCAACAAGATGCCGGTGTTCCTGGACCTCAAGGTGCTAATCCTCGTGCTTCTGGTCAACCTGGACTTAAAGAGCCTCAAGATAGTGGAGTAAGAAGCCCTGGTGAAGGTGGGGAAGGGCCTACTGGTGATCCGGGTAAAGCTCAATCTGAAGACAATGTTGGAAGACGAGATGGAGGACAAAAATCTAGTGGTGATAGTTCATCCGTTAGTTCCACTGATAGTGAGTCATCTGGGAGCAACCAAACAGATAAAGAAACATCAGAAACGGGTAGAGATGGTCAAAGCGGAGCTGATAAAACTGATATACAGAAGATTGTTCAGAAGGCAGTTGCCTTCATTACAAATCACCCTACTGAAATTGGTGGAGGTGTAGGAGCTACTGGAGGTCTCATCGGTCTTGCTATCTGGAAAGGACCTGCTATATTTAGCAAGATACTTGCAATCTTCATTACTGCTGTATAACAGGGAGCCACTCTCTTGTTTTGTCACATTTTTTCGGAAAACAACCTTTTCCGACACTCGCCGATAAACAGTAATAATACGGAGGAACCGTAATGTACGGAGTGCGATTAACACATTCCTTTTTTCTACTCCTCTTACTACTAATGCTGATGATTCTGGACTTCCTGTAAATGTTTCTCCACAAGCTCCTAAAGTTACTGCTATACTTGTCAATACTAGCCCCTCCATCCACATTAAAAATACTATGCATCCTCCCAAACCTTTCATCGAGAACATCGACGCCACTTAGGGTAGACAAATATGTTTCGTTACCATGTGTAGACATGAATTATAGACTCTCTTGTGGTTCTAAAATGAAGGCAGTATGAGAAACAAAGTCTCAAGAGGTCATCGATTTCCTCGCGGTTTTGGGCGTTTTATACCAATTCCACAGACTTTTGCACTGAATGGAATGTAACAAGGTCCTGAAAAGAGTCGTTTGGCGGTCTGTTTTGTCGAGGGAAATCACTTGCTCTACTCAAGAATGCTCTCTCTGGATGTCCATATGAACTTTGTCAAGTGCTTTCTAacagaatattttgatgtATCATGATAGTTTGTCTGTGGAGCAGTTTGTAGTATCCATCCTGGGCTCTAAATGAGGTGAGGCATCAATCTAGTTCCTGGCATGCAGTGTGAATACTCTGGAAAATGGCCAACTGATCTCCATATCATCATTGCTCTCTTTCTTTAGACGTAGATACATGTACAAGAGTACTCTTAATCAGAGAATTCAAGAGTAATGTGAGCATGAGCTTAGCGAATAGAGGAGTCCATTCACCAGTTGATGTCTCTATGGGACTAGCTGAGCTGCCAGTGCCACCAACACGTATTTGGATAGGGATATGCATGAAACCTAGAGCCAAAATCCATCCACAAATGGTAGTTGGTGGTTACAGTAGCTCAAATGGAGTTGGCCGGGTAAGTCCGTTTGCTCGGAATACTCATGATTGCAGTAGGGTAAACTAGTTTTCAAGGTTTAAAAATCAAGTGATGCCTAGTATGCAGGCGTTTATCCGTAAATAACATGGATCCATTGGATTGTTATGCACAACTTCACCTCTTCAAGCAAATGTTTCTGCGGTTCTGTAACATCTTTTCAGTGGAGTAAAAGGGTTAaagagttttaaaaatta
Above is a window of Theileria equi strain WA chromosome 4 map unlocalized gcontig_1105316255053, whole genome shotgun sequence DNA encoding:
- a CDS encoding hypothetical protein (encoded by transcript BEWA_044520A), producing MILVNVNDGTVHKEIFRYKEQTGRNGNDKSAWQRSTSYAGEIATLKVSFDPKKFTLDISSLGEDENFTLVKEEKNGVLTLLFATKQGYSIEKVVNGSETICAINGDFRSFLCEYHSKGDSKLLRVHTEKDFKVSLSWYEKSSDKWNQMKPDDFLKKLNEMRGVPNPTPKSNITP
- a CDS encoding signal peptide containing protein (encoded by transcript BEWA_044530A) translates to MKVLAVLWTICLVKLCNAGCFGGKRKTDKKDIVIIAVDQPLELPPPTEPKTLDLACLKDPRYKTVDVNIDGVPARVYIFSPKEDIKKVRTMRKTYGRHLGSLEVILKKLLQGSAIIV
- a CDS encoding hypothetical protein (encoded by transcript BEWA_044540A), encoding MGGRYSVIDIAKDTNNNAQTTYYGRNGYSITLFRTDEPKIKIKDGDEKQQLKNYKQYKHKIPEDNAWWSVYYQLQKVEHNGIEQTGFEEKGYLQTHKVVEVVYWLNDKANFFPLIIGLGEGKPTHFKRESITNEWKYSDIVPPADLSDYQRVLGGLNTKFNNVVIVNLNAKMDRSTVVILPKMNLRVLRIVLAIVLIMELPLLPSQFQR
- a CDS encoding hypothetical protein (encoded by transcript BEWA_044550A), whose protein sequence is MISFKESIVTTEYKCLNAYYTSENMNDKPLLLELQEVNQETSKLYTLGNDGKWTSSEFSKDDLTQALDQENCIRNNIVLANVSNKGNYFCKCGNNHREIHVKQQYNNLPIGSELYEHTLQSTVGKESQKSSFNSHRLMDYSKDVTLPEISVKDTNKIYVYFCDRNKNMPLLVYMDNGSEHGGTWLRKIYGDKTWTEADSGSLSVESPNDSDSKDKIGKLLHEVGKELNIGCEHTVNIPTSVATTTPPHPVPPPLPGAAGSGTGSSGGGSRSPSGDVSNNQPSSQQDAGVPGPQGANPRASGQPGLKEPQDSGVRSPGEGGEGPTGDPGKAQSEDNVGRRDGGQKSSGDSSSVSSTDSESSGSNQTDKETSETGRDGQSGADKTDIQKIVQKAVAFITNHPTEIGGGVGATGGLIGLAIWKGPAIFSKILAIFITAV